A single genomic interval of Lactococcus sp. S-13 harbors:
- a CDS encoding Rgg/GadR/MutR family transcriptional regulator produces the protein MSILWNNCVIIVPKILFAIIKESNMIYTTYGETFRRIREQKKLSLSDFASVNIPKSTLSRFESGKSMMSFDKLYLALQFMEISLEEYEHFINNYFPNNVNSLLQKLEAATFSQNKKAVLEIADLAEKEGFHFIALAAKSLSHTLTDKEIKSILDYLYGLNFWSFQELSIFHQTLNLFPTKDIINFSDFLFAPQQKFLNSQKYNQYLVQAACRAISVLSIRDCKDSAKQILDFINNHHLATENMYLHNLFNLTHGLWVYRFKDSNQGMQEIKKALDIFKAVESEGVYSYYHSLFIFYIKMTDMKRSKIFDILEAGTFED, from the coding sequence TTGAGTATTTTATGGAATAATTGTGTTATAATTGTCCCGAAGATTCTATTCGCTATTATTAAGGAGAGCAACATGATTTATACCACTTATGGAGAAACTTTTCGCAGGATTAGAGAACAAAAAAAGCTTTCTCTTTCTGACTTTGCCTCTGTTAATATTCCCAAATCCACCCTTTCTCGCTTTGAATCTGGTAAATCAATGATGAGTTTTGACAAATTATACCTTGCTCTTCAATTCATGGAGATTAGTCTTGAAGAATATGAACATTTTATAAATAACTATTTTCCTAACAATGTCAATTCGCTCTTACAAAAACTTGAAGCAGCAACTTTTAGTCAGAATAAAAAGGCCGTTTTAGAGATTGCTGATTTAGCTGAAAAAGAAGGATTTCATTTTATTGCCTTGGCTGCTAAAAGTTTAAGTCATACCCTCACAGATAAAGAAATCAAGTCTATTCTTGATTATTTATATGGTCTCAATTTTTGGAGTTTTCAAGAGCTCTCTATTTTCCATCAAACTCTTAATTTATTTCCAACCAAGGACATCATAAACTTTTCAGATTTTCTCTTTGCTCCTCAACAAAAATTTCTTAATTCACAAAAGTATAATCAATACTTGGTTCAAGCTGCTTGTCGAGCGATATCAGTCTTATCCATAAGGGATTGTAAAGACAGTGCAAAACAAATCCTAGACTTTATCAATAACCATCACTTAGCTACTGAAAATATGTACCTTCACAATCTCTTTAATCTAACACATGGTTTGTGGGTCTACCGTTTTAAGGATTCAAATCAGGGAATGCAAGAGATAAAAAAGGCTCTGGATATTTTCAAAGCTGTAGAATCTGAAGGTGTTTACTCCTATTATCACTCTCTTTTCATTTTTTATATAAAAATGACCGATATGAAAAGAAGTAAAATATTTGATATTTTGGAAGCAGGAACGTTTGAGGACTGA
- a CDS encoding YeiH family protein: MKKNSQKQPTNQIFAGFFLSFGVALLSYALNRFVFHSLGAATIAILLGIILGNLYFKQPILFPGTAWSEKKLLELSVMFLGATVTLQTISKLGLQGLIFIVLQMILTIVFVLFMGKKLAFSKNTAALMAAGNAVCGSSAIAAVDPVISAKTSEKRTAITMVNLMGTILMLSLPALGTAIFGSNDLYRGALIGGTIQSVGQVVASATMVNSQTATLATLFKIMRIIFLVFVVLYFGAMRKKQEKNEKNNQQIKIKRQAFLPWYVLGFLVLCLLNTLLHFVPQIANFAHFLSTWCETIALAAIGLRLNLVEFLKAGKNLLIYGLSTLVFQILLALLLIFLLLK; encoded by the coding sequence ATGAAAAAAAACAGCCAAAAACAGCCCACAAACCAGATTTTTGCAGGTTTCTTCCTCTCTTTTGGCGTAGCACTCCTTAGCTATGCCCTCAATCGTTTTGTTTTTCACAGTCTAGGTGCAGCGACAATTGCTATTTTGCTTGGCATTATTCTGGGGAATCTCTATTTTAAACAGCCCATTTTATTTCCAGGAACAGCTTGGTCAGAAAAGAAATTACTTGAACTTTCGGTCATGTTTTTGGGAGCAACGGTGACTCTACAAACCATTAGCAAATTAGGTTTACAAGGGCTGATTTTTATTGTCTTACAAATGATTTTGACCATTGTTTTTGTTCTTTTTATGGGAAAAAAACTAGCTTTTTCTAAGAATACAGCAGCCCTCATGGCCGCAGGAAATGCAGTTTGTGGTTCTTCCGCAATCGCTGCTGTCGACCCAGTAATCAGCGCCAAAACGAGTGAAAAAAGAACAGCTATCACGATGGTCAATCTTATGGGAACGATTTTGATGCTGAGTTTACCAGCACTTGGTACTGCAATTTTCGGAAGCAATGACTTGTATCGAGGCGCTTTAATTGGTGGTACCATTCAATCCGTTGGACAAGTAGTAGCTTCAGCGACAATGGTCAATTCACAAACAGCAACTTTAGCCACTTTATTCAAAATCATGCGCATCATATTTCTTGTTTTTGTTGTTTTGTACTTTGGAGCGATGAGGAAAAAGCAAGAAAAAAACGAGAAAAATAACCAACAAATTAAAATAAAACGCCAAGCTTTCTTACCTTGGTACGTTTTAGGCTTTCTGGTACTCTGTCTTTTGAATACCCTCTTACATTTTGTGCCACAAATTGCTAACTTCGCCCATTTCCTATCGACCTGGTGCGAAACCATTGCACTGGCTGCAATTGGACTGCGGCTCAATCTGGTTGAATTTTTAAAAGCAGGGAAAAATTTATTGATTTATGGACTCTCAACCCTCGTTTTTCAAATTCTTTTAGCCCTTTTACTCATTTTTCTCCTCCTTAAATGA
- a CDS encoding FMN-dependent NADH-azoreductase produces MSKLLVVKGHPLTADYSMSLKGLDAFLAAYKVANPNDEIEELDVFDGTIPSLNTELVSAMFAGEGASLTASQEAKLARFGELTEQFLAADKVVIANPMYNLMIPAELKSWVDTVNVAGKTFKYTAEGPVGLAQGKKVLQLQANGGVYGAQDPATVYMSAIFNFIGADFSQIAVEGHAYDPSKTDELLNDFISKIETAAKTF; encoded by the coding sequence ATGTCTAAACTTCTCGTTGTAAAAGGTCACCCACTCACAGCCGACTACTCTATGTCTCTCAAGGGATTGGATGCATTTTTGGCAGCTTACAAAGTTGCAAATCCTAATGACGAAATCGAAGAACTTGATGTTTTTGACGGCACTATTCCGTCACTTAATACAGAACTCGTGAGCGCCATGTTTGCAGGCGAAGGAGCAAGCTTGACTGCTTCACAAGAAGCAAAATTAGCGCGTTTTGGTGAGTTGACAGAGCAATTTTTGGCGGCTGACAAAGTTGTCATTGCTAATCCAATGTATAATTTGATGATTCCAGCGGAATTGAAATCTTGGGTTGACACAGTCAACGTTGCTGGAAAAACTTTCAAATATACGGCTGAAGGCCCAGTTGGTCTTGCGCAAGGCAAAAAAGTCTTGCAACTCCAAGCCAACGGTGGCGTGTACGGTGCACAAGATCCTGCGACTGTTTATATGTCAGCAATTTTCAACTTTATCGGTGCAGATTTCAGCCAAATTGCGGTGGAAGGTCACGCTTACGATCCTTCAAAAACGGACGAATTATTGAATGATTTCATCAGTAAAATCGAAACTGCCGCAAAAACATTTTAA
- the thiI gene encoding tRNA uracil 4-sulfurtransferase ThiI — protein sequence MTVVYNEIMVRYGELSTKGKNRGFFINRLAKNIREVLADLTELKITAVRDRAHIELNGADYAEVSRRLTKVFGIQNFSPSIKVERSMPVVKAAVVDLFKEIYQEGQTFKIAARRADHNFELDSTELNLTLGDLVFDHFEYAKVQMKNPDITLRVEVRLDAVYLSFETIKGAGGMPVGTAGRGHLMLSGGIDSPVAGYLALKRGVEIEAVHFASPPYTSPGALKKAKDLAAKLTVFGGSITFIEVPFTEIQEEIKAKAPQAYLMTLTRRFMMRVVDRVREERFGKVIINGESLGQVASQTLGSMSVINEVTTTPVIRPVITMDKIEIIDIAEKIDTFNLSILPFEDCCTVFAPPSPKTNPKLENCLQYEQRMDVEGMVDRAVKGIMLTTITGEHWDQEEQIQEEEFADFL from the coding sequence ATGACTGTTGTATATAATGAAATCATGGTTCGCTATGGTGAACTGTCAACGAAAGGGAAGAATCGCGGATTTTTCATCAATCGTTTGGCAAAAAATATTCGTGAAGTGCTTGCTGATCTTACAGAACTTAAAATTACAGCTGTACGTGATCGGGCGCATATTGAGTTGAATGGTGCGGACTACGCAGAAGTGTCACGTCGTTTGACAAAGGTTTTTGGGATTCAAAACTTTTCACCATCAATCAAAGTTGAACGCTCAATGCCTGTTGTGAAGGCAGCTGTTGTTGATTTATTTAAAGAAATTTATCAAGAAGGACAAACTTTTAAAATTGCTGCTCGACGTGCAGATCATAATTTTGAGTTGGACTCAACAGAGCTGAATTTAACACTTGGAGACTTGGTTTTTGATCATTTTGAGTATGCTAAGGTGCAGATGAAAAATCCTGATATTACCTTGCGAGTGGAAGTTCGCTTGGATGCTGTGTACTTGAGCTTTGAAACAATCAAAGGTGCTGGGGGAATGCCTGTTGGGACTGCTGGTCGTGGGCATTTGATGTTGTCTGGCGGGATTGATTCACCTGTTGCTGGTTATTTGGCACTCAAACGAGGCGTGGAAATTGAAGCGGTTCACTTTGCAAGTCCTCCTTATACTTCGCCAGGTGCGTTGAAAAAGGCGAAAGATTTGGCAGCAAAATTAACTGTTTTTGGGGGTTCAATTACTTTTATTGAGGTACCATTTACCGAAATTCAAGAGGAAATCAAGGCTAAAGCACCGCAAGCTTACTTGATGACCTTGACCCGTCGTTTCATGATGCGCGTGGTTGATCGGGTGCGTGAGGAACGTTTTGGTAAGGTTATTATCAACGGAGAATCGCTCGGTCAGGTTGCGAGTCAAACGTTAGGTTCAATGTCTGTCATCAATGAAGTGACGACAACGCCGGTTATTCGCCCTGTTATCACGATGGATAAGATTGAAATTATTGATATTGCCGAAAAGATTGATACGTTTAACTTGTCAATCTTGCCTTTTGAAGATTGTTGTACGGTTTTTGCTCCTCCGTCACCAAAAACGAATCCAAAGTTGGAGAATTGTTTGCAATATGAACAACGTATGGATGTTGAAGGGATGGTTGATCGGGCGGTTAAAGGAATTATGCTCACAACAATCACGGGTGAGCATTGGGATCAAGAAGAACAGATTCAAGAAGAAGAATTTGCTGATTTTTTATAG
- a CDS encoding LysR family transcriptional regulator → MFSLFETFIAVFETKSFTKAAQQLFISQPTATVRIRKLEDDLKVKLFSRGQHQEVIPTAAASLLYPKALTYLNDWSELQLMLKNQTPARRSFKIGASHSAATTVLPLIFRELLADLEQLNVELLMLDSQEVFDRIQNHELHLGIIEKPMMSDVTTTFPLFKDELVLAGDWDSELFFIREAGSGVAHYTQNYLKEMSWTPQNIVSVNNNDVIISHLRAGLGASLISKRFVGRDLPYKQLGERYQRIFYGVSFSAEQDVLTKKLIKQIRHLGDF, encoded by the coding sequence ATGTTTTCATTGTTTGAAACTTTTATTGCTGTTTTTGAAACGAAAAGTTTTACAAAAGCGGCGCAACAGCTTTTTATTTCGCAGCCAACGGCGACGGTGCGAATCCGGAAGTTGGAGGACGATTTGAAGGTGAAACTTTTTTCGCGGGGGCAACACCAAGAAGTGATTCCAACGGCTGCTGCTTCGCTACTCTATCCCAAAGCACTGACTTATCTGAATGATTGGAGCGAATTGCAGTTAATGTTGAAGAATCAAACACCTGCACGCCGTTCTTTCAAAATTGGGGCGTCTCATAGTGCGGCAACGACTGTTCTGCCCCTGATTTTTCGCGAGTTACTGGCTGATTTGGAGCAGCTCAATGTGGAACTTTTGATGTTGGATTCTCAAGAAGTTTTTGATAGGATTCAAAATCATGAGCTTCATTTGGGCATTATTGAAAAACCGATGATGAGCGATGTGACGACTACTTTCCCACTTTTTAAGGATGAATTAGTCCTTGCTGGTGATTGGGATTCGGAGCTATTTTTTATTCGTGAGGCTGGTTCTGGAGTTGCGCATTATACGCAGAATTACCTGAAAGAAATGAGTTGGACACCTCAAAATATCGTGTCAGTCAATAATAATGATGTTATTATTAGTCATTTGAGAGCTGGGCTGGGGGCGTCTTTGATTTCCAAACGCTTTGTGGGGCGCGATTTGCCTTATAAACAGTTGGGTGAGCGTTATCAGCGAATTTTTTACGGGGTCAGTTTTTCGGCTGAGCAAGATGTGCTGACGAAAAAACTGATTAAACAGATCAGGCATCTTGGTGATTTCTGA
- a CDS encoding LPXTG cell wall anchor domain-containing protein codes for MNFKSRKYLYLAFAIIAMIYYVPHVNAGTLTTSDDSIGVSLQLGSGETIPVLQFMSTHSLMDTNGYSWELSSKTGLWRKETTTETGSLIKTVTISVPDPIPALSADDVVSPTPIAPPSTYKTPVPSPALTPPTPTPASSSSSTPPEPNLSITVPVKPGTTTKAVDGELINPTTPNPPTSTTISKEEPVKPLTVPTDLKSKTNQSSEKTVKSTVPSSTSTTVPSSTSTAVPSSSASTTRTQSLSSTTNLSAHKISISQSLPAQSKVRVKSGLPKTGESQSSDYFLKFMGLTILALIGFWFKGNSKKKSGTSFQ; via the coding sequence ATGAATTTTAAAAGCAGGAAGTATTTATATCTAGCCTTTGCAATTATCGCTATGATTTATTATGTTCCTCATGTAAACGCAGGAACATTGACGACGTCTGATGATTCTATCGGTGTAAGCCTTCAGTTGGGAAGTGGCGAGACGATACCAGTATTGCAATTTATGAGCACGCACAGTCTTATGGACACAAATGGTTATAGTTGGGAACTAAGTAGTAAAACTGGATTATGGCGAAAAGAAACTACTACGGAAACAGGTTCTTTAATAAAAACAGTTACCATTTCTGTTCCTGATCCGATACCAGCCTTGTCGGCAGATGATGTTGTAAGTCCTACTCCTATCGCTCCTCCATCAACTTATAAAACGCCTGTGCCAAGTCCTGCTCTGACGCCACCTACTCCTACTCCGGCCTCGAGCTCAAGCAGTACGCCTCCAGAACCAAACTTGAGCATTACTGTACCAGTAAAACCAGGGACAACGACTAAAGCGGTTGATGGAGAACTCATCAATCCTACAACACCTAATCCCCCAACCTCTACGACAATTTCAAAAGAAGAACCAGTAAAACCTCTAACGGTCCCAACAGACTTAAAAAGCAAGACGAATCAGTCTAGTGAAAAAACGGTTAAATCAACAGTTCCGTCTTCAACAAGTACAACAGTTCCGTCTTCAACAAGTACAGCAGTTCCGTCTTCATCTGCTTCGACGACAAGAACGCAAAGCTTGTCATCTACAACGAATTTAAGTGCTCATAAGATCTCGATTTCTCAAAGTCTACCAGCTCAGAGCAAGGTCCGTGTAAAATCAGGTCTACCTAAAACAGGGGAAAGTCAATCATCGGATTATTTCTTAAAGTTTATGGGTTTGACTATACTTGCACTGATAGGATTTTGGTTTAAAGGAAATTCAAAAAAGAAAAGTGGAACAAGCTTTCAATAA
- a CDS encoding SACOL1771 family peroxiredoxin, translating to MAKHTFNSQITWTGGRNTVGELHTGALDEKISVPLAMDGPGLGTNPDEMLLGAASTCYTITLAAMLERNAIALEALQVNSESSVDVSRGIFTYEKITHHVLLKLPADADEIKARKLAERAEQACMISRAIQGNVQLETLITIEKNH from the coding sequence ATGGCAAAACACACTTTTAATTCACAGATTACTTGGACAGGCGGACGAAATACTGTTGGTGAACTGCACACAGGGGCTCTTGACGAAAAAATCTCAGTTCCACTCGCCATGGACGGCCCAGGACTTGGCACAAATCCAGACGAAATGTTGCTCGGTGCAGCAAGCACCTGCTATACCATCACTCTCGCGGCCATGCTAGAGCGTAACGCCATCGCGCTTGAAGCGTTGCAAGTGAACTCTGAGAGCAGCGTTGACGTCAGTCGTGGCATTTTTACTTACGAAAAAATCACCCACCACGTCCTGCTCAAACTGCCAGCTGACGCTGACGAAATCAAAGCCCGCAAGCTCGCCGAACGTGCCGAACAAGCCTGCATGATTTCTCGAGCAATTCAGGGTAACGTCCAACTTGAAACATTGATTACCATCGAGAAAAATCACTGA